A genomic region of Leptolyngbya sp. NIES-2104 contains the following coding sequences:
- a CDS encoding type II toxin-antitoxin system death-on-curing family toxin, translating to MIRYLPLIEILDLHRRIVETSGGAIGIRDLGMLESAIAQPRMTFGGEELYPSLLDKAAALGFSLVMNHPFVDGNKRIGHAAMETFLVLNGLEISASVDEQEQTILALAAGELEREQFVEWLKKHVVVR from the coding sequence ATGATTCGCTATTTGCCGCTGATTGAGATTCTCGATCTACATCGTCGGATTGTTGAGACATCTGGTGGCGCGATCGGCATTCGAGATTTAGGAATGCTGGAATCTGCGATCGCTCAACCTCGAATGACGTTTGGTGGAGAAGAACTTTATCCGAGTTTGCTTGATAAAGCAGCGGCTTTAGGATTTTCGCTGGTCATGAATCATCCTTTTGTGGATGGGAATAAGCGTATTGGGCACGCGGCAATGGAAACGTTTCTAGTTCTGAATGGATTAGAAATTAGTGCATCAGTTGACGAACAAGAGCAAACTATTTTAGCGCTAGCAGCGGGTGAATTGGAGCGAGAACAGTTTGTTGAGTGGCTGAAAAAGCACGTAGTCGTAAGATAA
- a CDS encoding TRAP transporter substrate-binding protein, translated as MKRRFVLGAAIASSSLTACTIRKRGAATAGTALPSVRWRMATSWPKSLETIFGGAETVCRRISEMTDGRFVIQPFAAGEIVPGLQVLDAVQNGTVECGHTASYYYTGKNPALAFGCAVPFGLNAQQQNAWLYHGGGLDAMHKLYSDFSIINFPAGNTGVQMGGWFKRRVNSIADLKGLKMRIPGLGGEVMSRLGVNVQVLPGGEIYLALDRGAIDAAEWVGPYDDEKLGLHKAAKFYYYPGWWEPGPTLETQINLNAWRKLPKEYQEVLKTAAFEANVNMLAQYDALNREAIARLVAGGTQLTPYSKEIMQAAQKASFELYEANAAKNNTFKQVYGQWKQFRDQVYQWNKINELSFSDFSLRSGN; from the coding sequence ATGAAGCGCAGATTTGTATTAGGAGCCGCGATCGCATCAAGCTCTTTAACGGCTTGTACGATTCGCAAACGAGGAGCAGCAACGGCGGGAACAGCTTTACCGTCAGTGAGATGGCGCATGGCGACCAGTTGGCCCAAATCGTTAGAGACGATTTTCGGTGGAGCAGAAACGGTGTGTCGGCGCATTTCAGAAATGACCGATGGACGATTTGTGATTCAGCCGTTTGCAGCCGGGGAAATTGTGCCGGGATTGCAAGTTTTGGATGCGGTGCAGAATGGCACGGTCGAATGTGGACATACCGCGAGTTACTATTACACCGGAAAAAATCCAGCGTTGGCGTTTGGCTGTGCGGTTCCGTTTGGGCTGAATGCTCAACAGCAAAATGCTTGGCTGTATCACGGGGGCGGATTGGATGCGATGCACAAGCTGTATTCGGATTTCAGCATCATTAACTTTCCGGCGGGTAATACTGGGGTGCAGATGGGCGGCTGGTTTAAGCGACGGGTGAACTCGATCGCGGATCTCAAAGGCTTAAAGATGCGAATTCCGGGTCTCGGTGGCGAAGTGATGTCGCGACTGGGCGTGAATGTACAGGTACTTCCGGGGGGCGAGATTTATTTGGCGTTGGATCGAGGCGCGATCGATGCGGCGGAGTGGGTGGGACCTTATGACGATGAGAAACTTGGTTTGCATAAAGCCGCGAAGTTTTACTACTACCCTGGCTGGTGGGAACCGGGACCGACTTTAGAAACGCAGATTAATTTAAACGCTTGGCGGAAGTTGCCAAAAGAGTATCAGGAAGTTCTTAAAACGGCGGCTTTTGAAGCGAATGTGAATATGTTGGCGCAATATGATGCGCTAAATCGAGAAGCGATCGCACGTCTGGTCGCAGGCGGAACGCAGTTGACTCCATACAGTAAAGAGATTATGCAGGCGGCTCAGAAAGCTTCGTTTGAATTGTACGAGGCGAATGCAGCGAAAAATAATACGTTTAAGCAAGTGTATGGACAGTGGAAGCAGTTTCGCGATCAGGTTTATCAGTGGAACAAGATTAATGAGTTGAGCTTTTCGGATTTCTCATTGCGATCGGGAAATTGA
- the hisA gene encoding 1-(5-phosphoribosyl)-5-[(5-phosphoribosylamino)methylideneamino]imidazole-4-carboxamide isomerase, which translates to MEVIPAIDLLDGKCVRLYQGDYNQSQVFNDDPVAVARQWEAQGATRLHLVDLDGAKAGHPVNLDAIRSIVEALEIPVEVGGGLRDRSAVAALLSTGVRWAILGTVAVEQPELVAQLCGEFPGQIMVGIDARNGKVATKGWLETSEVLATDLAERMAQLGAAAIIYTDIHRDGTMQGPNLEALRDLAAIAAIPVIASGGVSSLTDLLSLLALEPQGVTGAIVGKALYTGDVSLTEAVRAVGQGRWQDIPPDFGSSAFA; encoded by the coding sequence ATGGAAGTGATACCCGCGATCGATCTACTCGATGGTAAATGTGTGCGACTGTATCAAGGTGATTACAATCAATCGCAAGTGTTTAATGATGATCCCGTTGCTGTGGCGCGTCAGTGGGAAGCTCAAGGCGCGACTCGATTACATTTAGTCGATTTGGATGGTGCGAAAGCTGGACATCCGGTGAATTTGGATGCGATTCGATCGATTGTCGAAGCGCTAGAGATTCCGGTTGAAGTGGGCGGAGGATTACGCGATCGATCTGCGGTTGCGGCATTACTTTCGACAGGGGTGAGATGGGCAATTCTTGGAACCGTTGCGGTTGAACAGCCTGAATTGGTCGCGCAGTTGTGTGGAGAATTTCCGGGGCAGATTATGGTCGGAATTGATGCGCGAAATGGAAAAGTTGCGACAAAAGGATGGCTTGAGACTTCGGAAGTGTTGGCGACTGATTTAGCGGAACGGATGGCGCAATTGGGAGCAGCGGCAATTATTTACACGGATATTCATCGCGATGGTACGATGCAGGGTCCGAACTTGGAAGCGTTGAGAGATTTGGCAGCGATCGCGGCAATTCCGGTGATTGCTTCGGGTGGAGTGAGTTCGCTCACGGATTTATTGAGTTTGTTAGCATTAGAGCCGCAGGGCGTGACAGGTGCGATCGTGGGAAAAGCGCTGTACACCGGAGATGTTTCACTGACAGAGGCAGTTCGGGCAGTCGGTCAAGGACGATGGCAAGATATTCCGCCTGATTTTGGTTCATCTGCATTTGCATAG
- a CDS encoding iron uptake porin: protein MRKILLNSLFTSPAVLGAALMMSSSAIAAPKAEVKTEVAGLPALEIGTQSKTIAPIAEVKSLSTEKTAEAVKPQVQIAAEFSPAKSVVVNEPVKVAQAAPETSTTPSVDSLNQINRYSREGQGATGANAQVTSVSQLSDVRPTDWAFQALQSLVERYGCIAGYPDRTYRGNRALTRFEFAAGLNACLDRVNELIAASTADLVKKEDLATLQKLQEQFAAELATIRGRVDALEARTTTLEKQQFSTTTKLAGEAIFAVTDEFGVRGTGGNNTVFQNRVRLALNTSFTGRDLLVTRIAAGNADLFTLPPGSGAEGIQTFNFGNTGGNRAFIDWVAYYFPVGENLRFYIPAVSGLHYDYAPTISPALDAADGGTGPLSVFAQRNPIYLIGGGTGIGANFNLNNTFQVSAGYLADNSDGSQLTFGANNPGAGGGLFNGSYSALAQLTFNASDALQIGLTYVNAYRRGAIFDGGSALASSGTFLANRNIGGSGASQVSAYGASVAFKLSPNIVLNAFGSLINANFVDDGEGQKDIWTYGVGLAFPDFGKKGNLLGFVAGAEPYVGNPGAGLRNDIPLHFEGFYKYQLTDNISVTPGVIWVVNPGQNEANDDVVIGTIRTTFTF, encoded by the coding sequence ATGCGTAAGATCTTATTGAACTCTCTGTTCACAAGTCCTGCTGTCTTAGGCGCAGCTTTGATGATGTCTTCCTCCGCGATCGCGGCTCCGAAGGCAGAAGTGAAAACTGAAGTTGCTGGACTGCCTGCTCTCGAAATTGGCACTCAATCGAAAACGATTGCCCCGATCGCTGAAGTGAAATCGCTCAGCACCGAGAAGACCGCTGAGGCTGTCAAGCCCCAAGTTCAGATTGCAGCGGAATTTAGCCCTGCTAAATCTGTAGTCGTAAATGAGCCTGTAAAAGTTGCTCAAGCGGCACCTGAAACTTCGACAACCCCCAGCGTTGATTCTTTAAATCAAATCAACCGCTACAGCCGTGAAGGACAAGGGGCAACGGGCGCAAACGCTCAAGTGACCTCTGTGTCTCAGCTTTCTGATGTTCGTCCCACCGATTGGGCTTTCCAAGCTCTCCAATCGCTGGTTGAACGCTATGGCTGTATCGCGGGTTATCCCGATCGCACTTATCGCGGTAATCGTGCTCTCACTCGGTTTGAATTTGCAGCGGGTCTGAATGCGTGTCTCGATCGCGTCAACGAGCTGATCGCCGCATCGACTGCTGACTTGGTGAAGAAAGAAGACCTGGCGACGCTGCAAAAACTGCAGGAACAATTTGCGGCAGAATTGGCGACGATTCGCGGACGTGTGGATGCGCTCGAAGCCCGCACTACAACCTTAGAGAAGCAGCAATTCTCTACAACTACGAAACTCGCAGGTGAAGCAATTTTTGCCGTTACCGACGAATTTGGTGTTCGTGGAACTGGTGGAAACAACACCGTCTTTCAGAACCGCGTTCGTTTAGCATTGAATACCAGCTTCACTGGAAGAGACTTGTTAGTCACCCGGATCGCTGCTGGTAACGCAGATCTGTTTACGCTCCCTCCTGGTAGTGGTGCTGAGGGAATTCAGACCTTCAACTTCGGTAATACAGGTGGAAACCGTGCCTTTATTGACTGGGTAGCTTACTACTTCCCAGTTGGCGAGAACCTGAGATTCTATATCCCGGCAGTCAGCGGTCTGCATTATGACTATGCTCCGACGATTAGCCCCGCTTTGGATGCGGCTGATGGTGGTACAGGTCCGCTCTCCGTCTTTGCTCAACGCAACCCGATCTACTTGATCGGTGGTGGAACAGGTATCGGTGCAAACTTCAACCTGAACAACACCTTCCAAGTCAGCGCAGGTTACTTGGCTGACAACTCCGACGGTAGCCAACTCACCTTTGGTGCAAACAACCCTGGTGCAGGAGGCGGTTTGTTCAACGGTAGCTACAGTGCCCTCGCTCAATTGACCTTCAATGCCAGCGACGCACTTCAGATTGGTTTAACCTACGTCAACGCTTATCGTCGTGGTGCTATCTTTGACGGTGGTTCGGCATTAGCGTCTTCGGGAACCTTCTTGGCAAACCGTAACATCGGTGGATCAGGTGCTTCTCAGGTCAGCGCTTACGGTGCTTCGGTTGCATTCAAACTCAGCCCGAACATTGTGTTGAACGCATTCGGTTCGTTGATCAACGCAAATTTTGTGGATGACGGAGAAGGACAGAAAGACATCTGGACTTACGGCGTTGGCTTGGCGTTCCCTGACTTTGGTAAGAAAGGTAACTTGCTTGGATTCGTTGCTGGTGCAGAGCCTTATGTAGGCAATCCTGGTGCTGGCTTGCGGAACGATATTCCGCTCCACTTTGAAGGCTTCTACAAGTACCAATTGACCGATAATATCTCGGTGACTCCGGGTGTGATCTGGGTTGTGAATCCAGGTCAGAACGAAGCGAACGATGATGTTGTGATTGGTACGATTAGAACGACCTTCACGTTCTAA
- a CDS encoding NYN domain-containing protein → MPRSAPQALLLVDGYNIVGAWHELKLIRDRDGLEEARRKLVEALIGFSSYQNFETHIVFDAQYRDCPTNREEITQHLYVCYTDFGQTADTYIEKTCADFRHDIRKFKQRLIVATSDRAQQLTVVGYGAEWMSAEKLANEVEFSARRVQSKLKPKKKSAGRLLMHSIDPDAQKRLDDLRFGKDKRD, encoded by the coding sequence ATGCCACGTTCTGCACCACAGGCACTTTTATTGGTGGACGGCTATAACATAGTCGGAGCTTGGCATGAGTTGAAACTGATTCGCGATCGAGACGGTTTGGAAGAAGCCAGACGGAAATTAGTCGAAGCGCTCATTGGATTTAGCTCCTACCAGAATTTTGAAACGCATATTGTGTTTGACGCGCAATATCGAGATTGTCCGACGAATCGCGAGGAGATTACGCAGCATCTCTATGTGTGCTACACCGATTTTGGACAGACGGCAGATACGTATATCGAGAAAACTTGTGCGGATTTTCGGCATGACATTCGCAAGTTTAAGCAGCGGTTGATTGTGGCAACTAGCGATCGCGCTCAGCAATTAACCGTAGTGGGATATGGTGCAGAGTGGATGTCTGCGGAAAAATTGGCGAATGAAGTCGAGTTTTCGGCGCGGCGGGTTCAGAGTAAATTGAAACCGAAAAAAAAATCAGCGGGACGATTGTTAATGCACTCGATCGATCCGGATGCTCAGAAACGCTTGGATGATTTGCGGTTTGGGAAAGACAAGCGCGATTGA
- the psbD gene encoding photosystem II D2 protein (photosystem q(a) protein), whose amino-acid sequence MTIAVGRAPSQRGIFDALDDWLKRDRFVFVGWSGILLFPCAFMALGGWMTGTTFVSSWYTHGLASSYLEGCNFLTVAVSTPADSLGHSLLLLWGPEAQGDFTRWCQLGGLWTFVALHGAFGLIGFCLRQLEIARLVGIRPYNAIAFTGPIAVFVSVFLMYPLGQSSWFFAPSFGVAAIFRFILFIQGFHNFTLNPFHMMGVAGILGGALLCAIHGATVENTLFEDGDGSSTFRAFNPTQAEETYSMVTANRFWSQIFGIAFSNKRWLHFFMLFVPVTGLWMASVGIIGIALNLRAYDFVSQELRAAEDPEFETFYTKNILLNEGIRAWMASQDQPHEHFVFPEEVLPRGNAL is encoded by the coding sequence ATGACCATCGCAGTAGGTCGCGCGCCGTCCCAGAGAGGCATTTTCGATGCCCTCGACGACTGGCTCAAACGCGATAGATTCGTCTTCGTCGGCTGGTCTGGCATCCTGCTCTTCCCCTGTGCGTTCATGGCACTCGGCGGCTGGATGACCGGCACCACCTTCGTTTCCTCCTGGTACACCCACGGACTCGCCTCCTCGTACCTCGAAGGCTGTAACTTTCTCACCGTTGCCGTTTCCACTCCCGCGGACAGCTTAGGACACTCCCTGCTGCTGCTCTGGGGACCCGAAGCGCAAGGCGACTTCACCCGCTGGTGTCAACTCGGCGGACTCTGGACGTTTGTCGCCCTGCACGGCGCGTTCGGCTTAATCGGCTTCTGTCTGCGTCAGCTTGAGATCGCACGTCTGGTCGGCATTCGTCCCTACAACGCGATCGCGTTCACCGGACCGATCGCCGTATTCGTGTCGGTCTTCTTGATGTACCCACTCGGACAATCCTCGTGGTTCTTCGCACCGAGTTTTGGTGTCGCTGCTATTTTCCGTTTCATTCTGTTCATCCAAGGCTTCCACAACTTCACGTTGAACCCGTTCCACATGATGGGAGTCGCGGGCATTCTCGGTGGTGCACTCTTGTGTGCGATTCACGGAGCCACGGTGGAGAACACCTTGTTTGAAGACGGCGATGGGTCGAGCACCTTCCGGGCGTTCAACCCGACACAAGCGGAAGAAACATACTCGATGGTGACCGCGAACCGCTTCTGGTCGCAGATCTTCGGGATTGCGTTCAGTAACAAACGGTGGTTGCACTTCTTCATGCTGTTCGTTCCGGTCACCGGACTGTGGATGGCATCGGTGGGCATCATCGGCATCGCACTCAACTTGCGGGCGTATGACTTCGTCTCGCAAGAGTTACGTGCAGCCGAAGACCCGGAATTTGAAACGTTCTACACGAAGAACATTTTGCTGAACGAGGGCATCCGGGCGTGGATGGCATCTCAGGATCAGCCGCATGAACACTTTGTATTCCCTGAAGAAGTGCTGCCTCGCGGTAACGCTCTCTAA
- a CDS encoding M48 family metalloprotease, with protein sequence MKKQAVRKRFRWFLPRFVVLCCAILLLVRPIIFAISVSASSPPVETKPAEVAKPPELSEREKKLIEADRLFKSGDKAGAEKLYREVKPAFAGVKEASVQEVITDPEKLSPAGTVYWRESEAGLAQNLESRIFVPLELLVKEYPQFIPGQLRYAEALEKYGKKEQALTVLEKAATQFPSQPELIKAKVAAYAKNEKWIEASIASRQFALLNPDHPQTAEFTKLAEQYQDRYQRQLRGKLRGNLIGGILTGAIGYALTGSLFGPLTAVQNTALLLRGESAVGERVMRQAQRQLDLVKDQEVNDYVNGLGQKLATAAGRKEFKYEFNVVLDDKLNAFALPGGKVFINAGAIEKANSEAELAGLLGHELSHAVLSHSFQLITEGTLTANLTQFIPYVGGLLTDITTLSYSREMERQADVLGTRLLASTNYASDGLYNLMVTLQKQEEKEQRNRPPEWLASHPLPNDRVSYLQELITTTGYNRYAFEGIEQHKAIQTKVSQLLKEHKAQEEKKGDRRNDN encoded by the coding sequence ATGAAGAAGCAAGCTGTGCGGAAACGGTTTCGCTGGTTCCTTCCAAGGTTCGTCGTCCTTTGTTGTGCCATTCTGCTTCTCGTTCGTCCGATCATCTTTGCGATTTCTGTTTCCGCAAGTTCGCCCCCGGTCGAAACGAAACCCGCAGAAGTCGCTAAACCGCCTGAACTCTCAGAGCGTGAGAAGAAACTAATTGAAGCCGATCGACTATTTAAATCAGGTGACAAAGCTGGAGCCGAAAAGCTTTATCGGGAAGTGAAACCTGCTTTTGCTGGAGTCAAAGAAGCCAGTGTTCAAGAAGTGATTACTGATCCAGAAAAACTTTCACCTGCCGGAACAGTCTATTGGCGTGAATCAGAAGCGGGACTCGCTCAGAATTTAGAAAGTCGAATTTTTGTGCCGTTGGAATTGCTGGTGAAAGAGTATCCGCAATTTATTCCGGGACAGTTGCGATATGCAGAAGCACTTGAGAAATATGGCAAGAAAGAGCAAGCCTTAACTGTTCTAGAAAAAGCGGCAACTCAGTTTCCAAGTCAGCCGGAATTAATCAAAGCAAAAGTTGCCGCATATGCGAAGAATGAGAAATGGATTGAGGCATCGATCGCATCTCGACAATTCGCCTTACTCAATCCGGATCATCCTCAAACGGCTGAATTTACCAAGCTTGCAGAGCAGTATCAAGATCGTTATCAAAGACAATTACGCGGTAAATTACGTGGAAATCTCATCGGTGGCATTCTCACAGGTGCGATCGGGTATGCACTTACTGGAAGTTTGTTCGGTCCTCTGACTGCGGTTCAAAATACTGCACTGTTACTTCGTGGAGAATCGGCAGTCGGAGAACGAGTCATGCGGCAGGCTCAACGGCAGCTTGATCTCGTCAAAGATCAAGAGGTGAATGATTACGTCAATGGTCTGGGGCAAAAGCTAGCGACTGCTGCGGGGCGAAAGGAATTTAAGTATGAATTCAATGTAGTGCTGGATGATAAGTTGAATGCGTTTGCGCTTCCGGGCGGGAAAGTGTTTATCAATGCAGGCGCGATCGAGAAAGCGAATTCCGAAGCTGAACTGGCTGGACTGCTCGGACATGAACTCTCTCACGCAGTTCTGTCGCATAGTTTCCAATTGATCACGGAAGGAACCTTAACTGCAAATTTAACTCAGTTCATTCCTTATGTGGGTGGCTTGCTCACAGATATTACAACCTTGAGCTACAGTCGCGAGATGGAACGTCAAGCAGATGTTCTCGGAACTCGGTTGCTTGCATCGACGAACTATGCTTCAGATGGTTTATACAATCTGATGGTCACACTGCAAAAACAAGAAGAAAAAGAACAGCGAAATCGTCCTCCAGAGTGGTTAGCTTCGCATCCGTTACCAAACGATCGAGTAAGTTATCTACAAGAACTGATTACAACAACCGGATACAATCGCTATGCGTTTGAAGGAATTGAACAGCATAAAGCAATTCAAACGAAGGTAAGTCAGTTGCTGAAAGAACATAAAGCGCAAGAAGAGAAGAAAGGCGATCGACGAAACGACAATTAG
- a CDS encoding ATP-binding protein, whose translation MIQQLDTRSPQVDLTDSSSLTPLPRQLSLIETWGFGLTGLLLWMGVAPGTQAELGNQALWVWIPGAIVGVIIVLQVRSLGRGFPDVAGGTPNYVTHLLKDYPTLTSYAAIGYLVSWIAVLPVNAIILADLIQTILNPLGIVLPDIILRIGFTVLAFIVAFSGSHALGTLHLIFLLPAVGFLLAFCLQGTHAVITTSSLIGFTDSNVTFSFQGWAKWYLNGTYAFYACETASVFVADSKRPCGTLQSLLLAAALIPIVYIGGSWILLHLAIEPGSGSNTFLNLLSAAKSFWGQSASFLITFLVVSSSLLSCATAVAICPRILYQLAHDRQISPIFGVTSRQGVFAPGLLLTLVLSVAWLIWGDVHRIVMITTVGWLICFIVLHWGLWQQRGDSAVLFPRLSLGLCGLEIVVLVVGGCAWGLQDLVIGLLLPIVILMVDRFIQQFSWTLKVPEWLNRWYQYRDRQDLQGFIALQVLVLIVFICGATIVSWFSSRLVSQSALESSANLLVVLILVLSFIGIAIACWTIFPQIVAVNEARNQAEQLSNHLQQTLKELQQTQLQMVQQEKLSSLGQLVAGVAHEINNPVNFIHGNLDHVQNYADDLLNLVQLYQAYYPNPAPEIRAEAEDIDLDFLQEDLIKVLDSMKVGTDRIREIVLSLRNFSRMDEAEFKTVDLHEGIESTLMILQHRLKAIAKRPAIEIIRDFDRLPPIDCYPGQLNQVVMNILANAIDALEEMSAKQKDFAPQIQIRTSMIDNQWVKVAIADNGSGIPETIRNRIFDPFFTTKPVGKGTGLGMSISYHIIVEKHQGKLECFSHPNQGTEFVIYLPLQQ comes from the coding sequence ATGATTCAGCAATTAGACACCCGTTCTCCGCAAGTTGATCTGACAGATTCATCGAGCTTGACTCCATTACCTCGTCAGCTCAGTCTGATTGAAACTTGGGGATTCGGTCTAACCGGACTTTTGTTGTGGATGGGAGTTGCACCCGGAACCCAAGCTGAATTGGGCAATCAAGCGTTATGGGTTTGGATTCCCGGTGCGATCGTCGGTGTGATCATTGTGCTGCAAGTTCGGAGTTTGGGACGAGGATTTCCAGATGTGGCTGGAGGAACGCCAAACTACGTCACGCATTTATTAAAGGATTATCCGACGCTAACGAGCTATGCTGCGATCGGTTACTTAGTGAGTTGGATCGCTGTTCTTCCTGTGAATGCGATCATTCTCGCTGACTTGATTCAGACGATTCTTAATCCGTTAGGAATTGTGCTACCTGATATCATTCTACGAATCGGATTCACGGTTCTAGCCTTTATTGTTGCTTTTAGTGGTAGCCATGCACTCGGAACACTGCATCTCATCTTCTTACTTCCTGCGGTCGGCTTTTTGCTTGCATTTTGTTTGCAAGGAACTCATGCAGTCATCACAACATCCTCTCTGATTGGGTTTACAGATAGCAATGTAACCTTTTCATTCCAAGGATGGGCAAAGTGGTATCTCAATGGAACTTATGCTTTCTACGCTTGCGAAACGGCATCCGTTTTTGTTGCAGATAGTAAGCGTCCCTGCGGAACATTACAAAGCTTGTTACTTGCAGCAGCACTGATCCCGATCGTTTATATCGGCGGTTCCTGGATTTTGCTGCATCTAGCGATAGAACCAGGATCGGGTAGTAATACGTTTCTGAATCTACTCTCAGCCGCGAAATCCTTCTGGGGACAATCTGCTTCGTTTCTGATCACCTTTCTCGTTGTATCAAGTAGCCTTTTATCTTGTGCAACGGCAGTTGCAATCTGTCCACGAATTTTGTATCAACTCGCGCACGATCGACAAATCTCACCGATCTTTGGGGTTACTTCCCGTCAAGGAGTCTTCGCGCCTGGTTTACTTTTGACCTTGGTTTTGAGTGTGGCTTGGTTGATTTGGGGAGATGTTCACCGAATTGTGATGATTACAACAGTCGGTTGGCTAATCTGCTTTATTGTGCTCCATTGGGGACTCTGGCAGCAGCGTGGCGACTCAGCCGTCCTATTTCCAAGACTGTCACTGGGATTATGCGGACTAGAGATTGTTGTCTTAGTCGTTGGAGGATGTGCTTGGGGACTGCAAGACTTGGTGATTGGTCTACTGCTCCCGATCGTGATTTTGATGGTCGATCGATTTATCCAACAGTTTTCCTGGACTTTGAAGGTTCCTGAATGGCTCAATCGTTGGTATCAGTATCGAGACCGCCAAGATCTTCAAGGCTTTATTGCGCTGCAAGTCTTAGTATTGATCGTATTCATCTGCGGAGCCACGATCGTCAGTTGGTTCAGTAGTCGCTTAGTGAGCCAAAGCGCCCTAGAATCGAGTGCAAATCTATTAGTTGTCCTCATTCTAGTCCTTTCATTTATTGGAATTGCGATCGCGTGTTGGACAATTTTTCCTCAAATCGTCGCCGTGAATGAAGCTCGCAATCAAGCAGAACAATTGTCGAATCATCTGCAACAGACGCTCAAAGAACTCCAGCAAACCCAACTGCAAATGGTACAGCAAGAAAAGCTATCGAGTTTAGGGCAATTAGTTGCGGGCGTTGCTCATGAGATCAATAATCCAGTGAACTTTATTCACGGCAACCTCGATCATGTGCAGAACTACGCAGACGATTTACTGAACTTGGTGCAACTTTACCAAGCCTACTATCCGAACCCGGCTCCAGAAATTCGAGCAGAGGCAGAGGATATTGATCTCGACTTTTTGCAAGAAGACTTGATTAAAGTTTTGGATTCAATGAAAGTCGGAACGGATCGGATTCGTGAAATTGTGTTGTCGTTGCGAAACTTTTCTCGCATGGATGAAGCGGAATTCAAAACGGTTGATCTGCACGAGGGCATTGAAAGCACATTAATGATTCTGCAACATCGTCTCAAAGCGATCGCTAAACGACCCGCGATCGAAATCATTCGAGACTTTGATCGATTACCCCCAATCGATTGCTACCCTGGACAACTCAATCAAGTCGTGATGAACATTCTGGCAAATGCGATCGATGCCTTAGAAGAGATGAGCGCGAAGCAAAAAGATTTCGCACCTCAAATTCAAATCCGAACATCAATGATTGACAATCAGTGGGTGAAGGTTGCGATCGCAGATAATGGTTCAGGTATTCCTGAAACGATTAGAAACCGAATTTTTGATCCGTTTTTCACGACTAAACCTGTAGGCAAAGGAACAGGTTTAGGGATGTCGATTAGCTATCACATCATTGTTGAAAAACATCAGGGTAAGCTAGAGTGCTTTTCGCATCCTAATCAAGGAACAGAGTTCGTGATTTATTTACCGCTGCAACAGTAA
- a CDS encoding energy-coupling factor ABC transporter ATP-binding protein, protein MTVDAPMQEGLSAIQAIDLSFGWSEDKAILRSCALDVPKGEFWMLLGANGSGKSTLLRLLAGLLQPTGGEIHISPPVGFVFQNPDHQLVMPTVGADVAFGLVDEGLTTAEIRQRVEESLTAVSLGAFQRRPIYALSGGQKQRVAIAGAIARHCDVLLLDEPTALLDPDSQLELVAQVQTLVKKRGITALWVTHRLEELEYCDGAFLLESGKVVDKGDPERLKQRLMQTEDVED, encoded by the coding sequence ATGACCGTAGACGCGCCCATGCAGGAAGGACTCTCTGCGATTCAAGCGATCGATCTCAGTTTTGGCTGGTCGGAGGACAAGGCGATTTTGCGATCGTGTGCGCTGGATGTGCCGAAAGGAGAGTTCTGGATGCTGCTAGGCGCGAATGGGAGCGGTAAATCGACGCTGCTGAGATTGTTGGCAGGATTGTTGCAGCCGACTGGAGGAGAAATTCATATCTCGCCTCCGGTCGGTTTTGTGTTTCAAAATCCGGATCATCAGTTGGTGATGCCGACGGTGGGGGCGGATGTGGCGTTTGGGTTGGTGGATGAAGGATTGACGACGGCGGAGATTCGGCAGCGGGTGGAAGAGTCGCTGACGGCTGTAAGTTTGGGGGCGTTTCAGCGTCGTCCGATTTATGCGCTGAGTGGGGGACAGAAACAGCGAGTCGCGATCGCGGGTGCGATCGCTCGTCATTGCGATGTCCTTTTATTAGATGAGCCGACTGCGTTGCTTGATCCGGATAGCCAGTTGGAATTGGTGGCGCAGGTGCAGACGTTGGTGAAGAAGCGGGGCATTACGGCGCTTTGGGTGACGCATCGGTTGGAAGAATTGGAATATTGTGACGGGGCGTTTTTGTTGGAAAGTGGGAAAGTGGTGGATAAGGGTGATCCCGAACGACTGAAACAGAGATTAATGCAGACCGAAGACGTTGAGGATTGA